GGGCAGGGACCTTTACAAAATTTTTAAGGATCACACTACCAGCAATTTCTCCTATTCTTCTTTTTAACTTAGTTACTGCTACCATAAATTCTCTAAGCATGTCCTTTGCACTCATATATCCCCTTACGGGTGGTGGACCTGGTAAGTTAACCCAAGCCATCAGTTTAGATATCTATTACAATGCTTTCAAAACGTTTAGATTAGGTTATGCGAGTGCCGAAGCGGTGATATTGTTTATTATCTCTGCGATATTATCGCTTTTAATGTTCGTACTATCGAAGAAATGGGTTTACTACGAAGTTTGATGGGAGGGATTGAATGAAGAGAAAGGGAAGGCAAATTGCTATATACACATTGATGATGATAGTAGCTGTGATCATGTTTTTTCCAATTCTTTGGATCATTTTTTCCTCTTTCAAATCACTTATAGAATTCAGTTCGTATCCACCTAGGTTGTTACCAAAAACATTTTCTTTGAGGAATTATTCTGAAATATTCTCAAACACTAAGCTTCCTCTTTACCTGAGGAACACGCTCATACTGATGATAGGAAACACAGTAGGTACTCTTCTTTCAAGTTCTATGGTTGCATATCCCTTGGCTCGCATGGAATTTAAAGGAAAGAGTTTGGTGTTTGGTTTGATAATAGCTACGATGATGATACCAAGTTATGTTACAATAGTTCCTCAGTATATCCTGTTCAGATACCTTGGTTGGTTGGATTCCTTTTTACCTATTATTGTACCTGCTTTCTTTGCTTATCCGTACAACGTTTTTCTTTTCCGGCAATTTTATAGAACTATTCCTCGCGAACTTGATGAGGCAGCAAAAATTG
This portion of the Thermotoga sp. genome encodes:
- a CDS encoding carbohydrate ABC transporter permease, translated to LGIVNYLLTLIGINNPPNWLMDPSYVRWLLAVLNIYTFYTGQMMLIFDSALKEVPKELYEAAEIDGAGTFTKFLRITLPAISPILLFNLVTATINSLSMSFALIYPLTGGGPGKLTQAISLDIYYNAFKTFRLGYASAEAVILFIISAILSLLMFVLSKKWVYYEV
- a CDS encoding carbohydrate ABC transporter permease codes for the protein MKRKGRQIAIYTLMMIVAVIMFFPILWIIFSSFKSLIEFSSYPPRLLPKTFSLRNYSEIFSNTKLPLYLRNTLILMIGNTVGTLLSSSMVAYPLARMEFKGKSLVFGLIIATMMIPSYVTIVPQYILFRYLGWLDSFLPIIVPAFFAYPYNVFLFRQFYRTIPRELDEAAKIDGCNEWQIFWKIIVPISKPIFITIGVLSSIYWWNEFFVPMVFINSEDLKPLSVGIYSFSRTTFIVRWDLIMAMATIMIIPPMILFLLAREYITAGIKTTGLK